One genomic region from Candidatus Coatesbacteria bacterium encodes:
- a CDS encoding T9SS type A sorting domain-containing protein — protein MCKSALILLLLASVLLAQSGEVVVTQLFDGAEPLETYAEYLARRTPYPASSPEPVPVYSAGNGPGDELFILVNEDLYPLIESSFTTYANQLAGLGYGVNAYTSGVPSSPEVLKSWIVDWWENDGLDGLILIGDYDSAWFQGVFWPDIGYEEFPCDLFLTDLNGDWQDNEDSSGAPNPDGIYDYHEAGSGDIETDIYLGRLPAHNLTMFNGEADLVNAWLERMIDYRNDACTVPRSSMTYVDHDWQSSGNSWSAAVAQVYANNEQNVWPNVDGTGYQNRLNDNQYEHILMCCHSSPAIHAFHDGPSVNNYYVNSTDHEWLVHNLFACSNARYTTDNNMGAVYVLDNDGQGLLTIGSTKTGSMLFFNEFYSEVAAGDTWGEAFQTWFALVAEGYGWADRPTARGWFYGMTLIGDPTMLPSDNTEVLLVDLTAEPTAEGALISWDVEADDAVCNLYRIDDTTFVADGAGIKLNESPLEPARGRFLDREAAGPTAYRLEVIEPGGQSTSFGPVECDLGGISDTVTRIVGVNPSPSSGWSAVTVELADSGPAELALYDLAGRRITILHSGNLAAGRHVIGLDAAPLPAGLYLIRLRTDAVNATSRLVVDR, from the coding sequence ATGTGTAAAAGCGCCTTGATCCTGCTGCTTCTCGCCTCCGTCCTGCTCGCCCAGAGCGGCGAGGTCGTCGTCACCCAGCTGTTCGACGGCGCCGAACCCCTGGAGACGTACGCCGAATACCTGGCCCGCCGGACACCCTACCCGGCTTCCAGCCCGGAACCGGTCCCGGTGTACTCCGCCGGCAACGGCCCCGGCGACGAGCTGTTCATCCTGGTCAACGAGGATCTCTACCCCTTGATCGAGAGCAGCTTCACCACCTACGCCAACCAGTTGGCCGGTCTGGGCTACGGCGTCAACGCCTACACCTCCGGCGTGCCCTCCAGCCCCGAGGTTCTCAAGAGCTGGATCGTCGACTGGTGGGAGAACGACGGCCTCGACGGTTTGATCCTGATCGGCGACTACGACTCGGCCTGGTTCCAGGGCGTTTTCTGGCCCGACATCGGCTACGAGGAGTTCCCCTGCGACCTGTTCCTGACGGACCTGAACGGCGATTGGCAGGATAACGAGGACTCCTCCGGCGCGCCCAACCCCGACGGCATCTACGACTACCACGAGGCCGGCTCCGGCGACATCGAAACCGACATCTACCTCGGCCGCCTGCCGGCGCACAACCTCACCATGTTCAACGGCGAAGCCGACCTGGTCAACGCCTGGCTGGAGCGGATGATCGACTACCGCAACGACGCCTGTACGGTGCCGCGCAGCTCGATGACCTACGTGGACCACGACTGGCAGAGCTCCGGCAACTCCTGGAGCGCCGCCGTGGCCCAGGTCTACGCCAACAACGAGCAGAACGTCTGGCCCAACGTCGACGGCACCGGCTATCAGAACAGGCTCAACGACAACCAGTACGAGCACATCCTGATGTGCTGCCACTCCAGCCCGGCCATTCACGCCTTCCACGACGGGCCCTCCGTCAACAACTACTACGTCAACTCCACCGACCACGAGTGGCTGGTCCACAACCTGTTCGCCTGCTCCAACGCCCGCTACACCACCGACAACAACATGGGCGCCGTCTATGTCCTGGATAACGACGGCCAGGGGCTGCTCACCATCGGCTCGACCAAGACCGGCTCGATGCTCTTCTTCAATGAGTTCTACTCCGAGGTCGCCGCCGGGGACACCTGGGGCGAGGCCTTCCAGACCTGGTTCGCCCTGGTCGCCGAGGGCTACGGCTGGGCCGACCGGCCGACCGCCCGCGGCTGGTTCTACGGCATGACCCTGATCGGCGATCCGACCATGCTCCCCAGTGACAACACCGAGGTCCTACTCGTCGACCTGACCGCCGAACCCACCGCCGAGGGCGCCCTGATCTCCTGGGACGTTGAAGCCGACGACGCCGTCTGCAACCTCTACCGCATCGACGACACCACCTTCGTCGCCGACGGCGCAGGCATCAAACTCAACGAGAGCCCCCTCGAGCCCGCCCGCGGCCGTTTCCTCGACCGCGAAGCCGCCGGTCCGACGGCCTACCGACTCGAGGTAATCGAACCCGGCGGCCAGAGCACCAGCTTCGGCCCCGTCGAATGCGACCTCGGCGGTATCAGCGACACAGTGACCCGGATCGTCGGCGTCAATCCCAGCCCCAGCAGCGGCTGGAGCGCCGTGACCGTCGAGCTGGCCGACAGCGGCCCCGCCGAACTCGCCCTCTACGACCTGGCCGGACGCCGCATCACCATCCTGCACAGCGGCAACCTGGCCGCCGGACGCCACGTCATCGGCCTCGACGCCGCCCCACTGCCCGCCGGTCTCTACCTGATCCGACTGCGGACCGACGCGGTCAACGCCACCAGCCGCCTGGTCGTCGATCGCTGA